Proteins from a single region of bacterium:
- a CDS encoding T9SS type A sorting domain-containing protein: protein MRKAIVFLAVSGLIGLACGQPAVEWERTYLATDCSGFRDVRATRDGGFIAVGHACVRPDSARAAWLVKLNDLGDTLWTRMYRPAERSHGITVAEVRTGGFVIAVEGQDDTTLSAAFLIRTDADGDTLWVRRYTYGGVEYVGSVIPTSDGGFLLCGCTEDLGAGPFDAWAVKTDANGDTLWNRAFRFAVDDYTLASSVSEMDDGYILAGSLYRSMSADWQCFLAVLDHQGDTLWVRHYGSWADESLVDAKIHPNGGYALAVSVSHYDPEQPSGGTILRIAENGDSLWSAAVYGGGTWFNELRVLPDGGYAVSGYIPSGQGGQSYSFLRRLDCLGDSLWEMGFTAPYTGRGAFLALDRSNDGGFILSGNAMRDTLYGGAWALKTESDPLVTRGPAVSSPHRFTLLQNDPNPFNPRTEITFELTVSADVLLHVFDLLGREVAVLHEGMATAGEHRVSFDGTGLPSGIYVCRLEVDGRTESHKMVLLR, encoded by the coding sequence ATGCGCAAAGCCATTGTTTTCCTGGCGGTATCCGGGCTAATTGGACTCGCGTGTGGGCAGCCCGCTGTAGAGTGGGAGCGCACATACTTGGCTACGGATTGCAGCGGATTCCGCGACGTCCGAGCCACTCGCGATGGTGGTTTCATTGCCGTCGGGCACGCCTGTGTCAGACCGGACTCGGCGCGCGCCGCGTGGTTGGTCAAATTAAACGATTTAGGCGATACCCTGTGGACTCGAATGTACCGACCCGCTGAACGGTCGCACGGAATTACCGTCGCCGAAGTCCGCACGGGAGGATTCGTGATTGCGGTCGAGGGGCAAGATGACACCACACTAAGCGCCGCATTCTTGATCCGAACCGATGCCGACGGTGACACCCTGTGGGTACGCCGATACACGTACGGGGGAGTGGAATACGTAGGTTCCGTCATCCCGACGTCGGACGGCGGCTTTCTTCTCTGCGGCTGCACCGAGGATCTTGGAGCGGGACCCTTCGATGCGTGGGCGGTCAAGACGGACGCGAACGGCGATACGTTGTGGAATCGCGCCTTCCGGTTTGCCGTGGATGACTACACGCTCGCATCTTCGGTGTCAGAGATGGATGACGGGTACATACTCGCAGGTAGTCTCTATCGCAGCATGAGTGCAGACTGGCAGTGTTTTCTGGCGGTACTCGACCATCAGGGGGACACTCTCTGGGTGCGGCATTACGGTTCTTGGGCGGACGAATCCCTCGTAGACGCGAAGATTCATCCGAATGGAGGCTACGCTCTCGCCGTAAGCGTTTCGCACTATGATCCCGAGCAGCCTTCCGGCGGGACCATCTTGCGCATCGCCGAGAACGGGGATTCGCTGTGGAGCGCGGCCGTGTACGGAGGTGGTACGTGGTTCAACGAACTCCGCGTGCTTCCCGACGGTGGCTACGCAGTTTCCGGCTATATACCATCGGGACAAGGAGGCCAATCATACAGTTTTCTCCGTCGTCTGGATTGCCTCGGGGACAGCCTGTGGGAAATGGGATTCACCGCACCCTACACGGGTCGCGGGGCCTTCCTCGCGCTTGACCGTTCCAACGACGGCGGTTTCATCCTTTCCGGAAATGCGATGCGTGACACCTTATATGGAGGCGCGTGGGCACTCAAGACCGAATCCGATCCGTTGGTAACCCGAGGTCCGGCCGTTTCATCTCCGCACCGGTTCACGCTCCTCCAGAACGATCCGAATCCGTTCAATCCCCGGACCGAAATCACGTTCGAGTTGACCGTGTCTGCGGACGTCCTGCTGCACGTCTTCGACCTTCTCGGTCGCGAGGTGGCGGTACTGCATGAGGGAATGGCAACGGCCGGGGAACACCGGGTCTCATTTGACGGAACCGGCCTTCCTTCGGGAATTTACGTCTGCCGGTTGGAGGTGGACGGTCGCACGGAAAGCCACAAGATGGTGCTGCTGCGCTAA
- a CDS encoding glutamine synthetase III produces the protein MPNSRQALLAEFARPNSQARRDESAVPLKDVFGQNVFSLADMRQVMPRAVYQHMLDIRHCGIALDPAHADVIAAAMKDWAMNRGATHYCHWFHPLTGLTAEKHLSFMIPTPEGGIITQFAGEDLLQGEPDASSFPSGGIRSTFEARGYTGWDPTTDAFLMEGTRAKTLCIPSVFLGYGGHALDKKAPLLRSMDALSRAAVRVLHLFGDETVRRVTATVGCEQEYFLVDRRWVMLRPDLISAGRTLYGARPAKGQEMEDHYFGTIKARVLTYMEDVERELYKLGIPVTTRHNEVAPSQYEFAPVFERAHIATDHNLLTMAVMKRVAHEHGFECLLHEKPFAGVNGSGKHNNWSLADDRGNNLLDPGSTPHENAQFLVFLTAVLRAVHGHADLLRASIATPGNDHRLGANEAPPAIISVFLGETLTEVVKAIISGEPATVREKRFLDIGVSSLPPLPSHDSDRNRTSPFAFTGSKFEFRAVGSGQNIARPNMILNTIVAESLCAVCDRIEAARGAGKSLNDAVQEVLRTDLREHESVIFNGDNYSTEWHAEAARRGLPNLPSCVEALPAFITPKAIALFGGQGVLNEEELQSRYRIKLDGYIKTVAMEAALMSNLGRSVILPVCFDAQNRMAVSTESARAILGNVSFTEQVEFVARYSTAVTRLMNTLENLDRVVGEAENHGNDPLAKASFQRSQVLPAMAELRTAADSLELLTDDAVWPLPKYREMLFLA, from the coding sequence TGCGGCAGGTGATGCCACGCGCGGTCTATCAGCACATGCTCGACATCCGCCACTGCGGCATCGCCCTCGATCCGGCTCACGCCGACGTTATCGCCGCCGCCATGAAAGACTGGGCTATGAACCGCGGCGCGACGCACTACTGCCACTGGTTCCATCCGCTCACCGGACTCACGGCGGAAAAACATCTCTCGTTCATGATCCCCACGCCCGAAGGCGGAATCATCACGCAGTTTGCGGGCGAAGACCTTCTGCAAGGCGAACCTGATGCATCGAGTTTTCCCTCGGGCGGCATTCGCTCGACATTCGAAGCGCGCGGCTACACCGGCTGGGATCCCACCACCGACGCGTTTCTCATGGAAGGCACGCGCGCCAAAACGCTATGCATTCCATCGGTCTTCCTCGGCTACGGCGGCCACGCGCTCGACAAGAAAGCTCCGCTGCTCCGTTCGATGGATGCGCTCAGTCGCGCAGCCGTGCGAGTACTGCACCTCTTCGGCGATGAAACCGTCCGCCGCGTTACCGCCACCGTCGGTTGCGAACAGGAGTATTTCCTCGTGGATCGCCGCTGGGTCATGCTCCGCCCCGATCTCATCAGCGCGGGCAGAACTCTCTACGGTGCGCGCCCCGCCAAAGGGCAGGAGATGGAGGATCACTACTTCGGCACGATCAAAGCCCGCGTGCTGACCTACATGGAGGACGTCGAGCGCGAACTTTACAAACTCGGCATTCCCGTCACCACCCGCCACAACGAAGTCGCGCCGTCGCAATACGAATTCGCTCCCGTGTTCGAACGCGCGCACATCGCCACCGATCACAATCTACTCACCATGGCGGTGATGAAGCGCGTTGCCCACGAACACGGCTTCGAGTGTCTGCTGCATGAAAAACCGTTCGCCGGAGTGAACGGCAGCGGCAAGCACAACAACTGGTCGCTGGCCGATGATCGCGGCAACAATCTGCTCGATCCCGGCAGCACGCCCCATGAAAACGCACAGTTCCTCGTCTTTCTGACGGCGGTTCTGCGGGCGGTTCATGGGCACGCCGATCTCCTGCGCGCTTCCATCGCCACCCCCGGCAACGATCACCGCCTGGGAGCCAACGAAGCGCCGCCCGCCATCATCAGCGTTTTTCTCGGCGAAACGCTGACCGAGGTGGTGAAGGCGATCATCTCCGGAGAGCCTGCCACCGTGCGCGAGAAACGCTTCCTTGACATCGGCGTCTCCTCGCTCCCGCCCTTGCCGAGTCACGACAGCGACCGCAACCGCACCTCGCCCTTCGCCTTCACCGGTTCCAAGTTCGAGTTCCGCGCCGTCGGCAGCGGCCAGAACATCGCCCGGCCCAACATGATCCTGAACACGATCGTCGCCGAATCTCTGTGCGCCGTTTGTGATCGGATTGAAGCCGCACGGGGAGCGGGGAAGAGCCTGAACGATGCCGTGCAGGAGGTCCTCCGCACCGATCTCCGCGAGCACGAATCGGTCATCTTCAATGGCGACAATTACTCGACCGAGTGGCATGCCGAAGCCGCCCGCCGGGGATTGCCCAACCTTCCCAGTTGCGTGGAAGCGCTGCCCGCTTTCATCACTCCCAAGGCCATTGCCCTGTTCGGCGGTCAGGGAGTGCTGAACGAGGAGGAACTTCAGAGCCGCTACCGGATCAAGCTCGACGGCTACATCAAGACCGTCGCGATGGAGGCTGCCCTTATGTCCAACCTCGGCCGCAGTGTGATCCTTCCGGTCTGCTTCGATGCCCAGAACCGAATGGCCGTCTCTACCGAATCTGCCCGGGCGATCCTCGGAAACGTCTCTTTCACCGAACAGGTCGAATTTGTGGCTCGTTACAGCACAGCCGTTACCCGCTTGATGAACACCCTTGAGAACCTGGACCGTGTCGTTGGCGAAGCCGAGAACCACGGAAATGATCCCTTGGCCAAGGCCAGCTTCCAGCGTTCCCAAGTCCTTCCCGCCATGGCCGAGCTCCGCACCGCCGCCGACTCCCTCGAGCTTCTCACCGACGATGCCGTCTGGCCGCTCCCCAAGTACCGTGAGATGCTTTTTCTCGCCTGA